The proteins below are encoded in one region of Candidatus Cloacimonadota bacterium:
- the rny gene encoding ribonuclease Y, with the protein MNEILLAIIGLVVGVFIGWLSFRLLTSKKVKQAHIESQKIKDEARLEAKVIKKEAEIEAKEDWYKRKANLEKEIEERKKELRKIESNYNQRISNIDERLSKLDRREQSITDRERHLQNKQTKLDDDEAKLKEMLEQEAKRLMEIANLTKEQAIEMLLKKYENEARIDAAKLRKTIIDKANSEADDEAVKIIANAIQRTAVDYVTESTVSVVDLPSEEMKGRIIGREGRNIRTFESSSGVEIIVDDTPEAVIVSSFDPVRREIAKRALEKLISDGRIHPGRIEDIIAKSEKEVNKIIEETGKKTLLDLAIHDLPDNLKTLIGRLKYRTSYGQNMLKHSIESAWICGMLAAELGLDQALARKIGLLHDIGKAVDHEIDGSHATIGADLARRNGLQPVIVNAIEAHHEEVDPESVYAVLVQVADAVSGARPGARRETLESYLKRLEKLEEIAYSFEGVHKCFAIQAGREIRIMVEHTTIDDAQAELLASDVAKKIENDLQYPGQIKVTVIREIRKTVLAK; encoded by the coding sequence ATGAACGAGATACTGTTAGCAATAATTGGATTAGTTGTAGGGGTGTTCATCGGTTGGCTGTCTTTCAGACTACTCACATCCAAAAAAGTCAAACAAGCACATATCGAATCCCAGAAGATCAAAGATGAAGCACGCTTAGAAGCAAAAGTAATTAAAAAAGAAGCAGAAATTGAAGCAAAAGAAGATTGGTATAAACGAAAAGCTAATCTGGAAAAGGAAATTGAGGAGAGGAAAAAAGAACTCCGAAAAATTGAGTCGAATTACAATCAGAGAATCAGTAATATCGATGAACGTCTGAGTAAATTGGACAGACGTGAGCAATCAATAACCGACAGAGAAAGACATCTCCAAAATAAGCAGACAAAGCTTGATGACGATGAAGCAAAGTTGAAAGAAATGCTCGAGCAGGAAGCAAAGCGATTAATGGAAATCGCAAACCTGACAAAAGAGCAGGCAATCGAAATGTTGCTGAAAAAATACGAAAATGAAGCGCGTATCGATGCTGCAAAATTGAGGAAGACAATTATCGATAAAGCTAATTCAGAAGCTGATGACGAAGCAGTGAAAATCATTGCAAATGCGATACAGCGAACTGCGGTTGATTATGTGACAGAATCAACTGTTTCGGTCGTCGATCTACCATCTGAAGAAATGAAAGGTCGTATTATTGGTAGAGAAGGTAGAAATATTCGCACCTTTGAAAGTAGCTCTGGGGTAGAGATCATCGTTGATGATACACCGGAAGCTGTTATCGTTTCAAGTTTTGATCCAGTACGAAGAGAGATCGCAAAACGAGCTCTTGAAAAATTGATATCTGACGGAAGAATACATCCTGGTAGGATTGAAGACATAATCGCTAAATCAGAAAAAGAAGTGAATAAGATAATCGAGGAAACCGGAAAGAAGACACTCCTTGATCTTGCAATCCATGATCTGCCCGACAACTTGAAAACATTGATCGGACGTCTAAAATACAGAACCAGTTATGGACAGAACATGTTGAAACATAGTATAGAAAGTGCATGGATCTGTGGCATGCTTGCTGCAGAGTTGGGTCTGGATCAAGCACTCGCAAGAAAGATCGGATTGTTGCATGATATTGGAAAAGCAGTCGATCACGAAATTGACGGATCTCATGCAACTATCGGTGCAGACCTAGCACGAAGAAATGGCTTACAACCCGTTATTGTAAATGCAATTGAAGCACATCATGAAGAAGTTGATCCTGAATCGGTTTACGCTGTACTCGTTCAAGTTGCTGATGCAGTCTCAGGAGCTCGCCCAGGTGCACGACGAGAGACCCTTGAATCATATCTGAAACGTCTTGAAAAATTAGAAGAGATCGCATATTCCTTTGAGGGTGTTCATAAATGTTTTGCGATACAGGCAGGAAGAGAAATCCGTATAATGGTCGAACATACTACTATCGATGATGCTCAAGCTGAACTGCTAGCATCTGACGTTGCTAAAAAAATAGAAAATGATCTTCAGTATCCGGGACAGATAAAAGTCACCGTTATTCGGGAGATACGAAAAACCGTTCTGGCGAAATAA
- a CDS encoding YigZ family protein yields MIEQYKTVATSTWIKLTIRNSKFHGKIFHVRSESEVNDVLRSVEDEFKKPTHIVYAYRLLEDENVYEYATDAGEPTHSSGPPILKVLIGEELVNVLLVVVRYFGGTKLGIGGLVKAYTETTQEAIKNAKIVVITNKKEIILETTYKELGEMLYKIEQNQGKVLDIIHGAKVQIKALIPVSAGHSLKN; encoded by the coding sequence ATGATAGAGCAATATAAAACAGTAGCTACATCAACGTGGATCAAACTGACAATCAGAAATTCCAAATTTCATGGTAAGATTTTTCACGTCAGGTCTGAAAGTGAAGTCAATGATGTTCTTCGATCTGTTGAGGATGAGTTCAAAAAACCGACACATATTGTCTATGCCTATCGTCTGCTTGAAGATGAGAATGTGTATGAATATGCTACTGATGCAGGAGAGCCGACTCATTCTTCCGGACCTCCTATCTTAAAAGTGCTTATCGGAGAAGAACTTGTGAACGTGCTCCTGGTCGTTGTTCGATATTTTGGTGGTACAAAACTTGGGATTGGTGGGCTGGTCAAAGCATATACGGAAACTACGCAGGAAGCGATTAAAAATGCAAAGATCGTTGTTATAACAAATAAGAAGGAAATCATCCTTGAAACAACCTATAAAGAACTTGGTGAAATGCTCTATAAGATCGAACAAAATCAAGGAAAGGTACTTGATATAATTCACGGTGCAAAGGTGCAGATAAAAGCATTGATACCTGTATCTGCAGGTCACAGTTTGAAAAATTGA
- the pheS gene encoding phenylalanine--tRNA ligase subunit alpha, which produces MKEQIQEILEEARRSIPSCESDKNLEELRIKYLGKKSSLSDLLSKIGTLPKEERPLMGAFLNKAKKEIGQLLEDKKVALKQKSEASDIHKLDVTMPGKPFPLGAKHPLYKIWEEIEDIFLGLGFEVAEGPEIESEYYNFDALNTPSWHPARNEQDTFYLKGGMLLRTQTSPMQIRVMEKFKPPIKIISTGRCYRVDKVDPSHLPVFHQVEALMVDESITMSDLKGALDSLVKQIFSPDTRSRFRPHFFPFTEPSAEMDILCINCKGTGCKLCKNSGWLEMGGAGMVDPAVLEEVGYDSEKYTGYAFGLGIERIAMLRYGISDIRKLVTNDLRILHQFQ; this is translated from the coding sequence GTGAAAGAACAAATACAAGAGATTTTAGAAGAAGCGAGAAGAAGTATACCTTCTTGTGAGTCAGATAAAAATCTGGAAGAGCTTCGTATTAAATATCTTGGTAAAAAAAGTTCTCTTTCAGATTTACTGAGCAAGATCGGAACACTTCCCAAAGAAGAACGCCCTCTGATGGGAGCATTTCTGAACAAAGCAAAAAAGGAAATTGGTCAGCTTCTCGAGGATAAAAAAGTTGCACTGAAGCAAAAATCAGAAGCTTCTGATATTCACAAACTCGACGTGACCATGCCTGGAAAACCTTTTCCATTGGGTGCAAAGCATCCCCTGTATAAAATTTGGGAAGAGATCGAAGATATTTTTCTCGGTCTTGGTTTCGAGGTTGCAGAAGGTCCTGAAATTGAAAGTGAATATTACAATTTCGATGCATTGAATACACCGAGTTGGCATCCGGCAAGAAATGAGCAGGATACGTTCTATCTCAAAGGCGGAATGCTTCTCAGGACACAGACCTCACCGATGCAGATCAGAGTCATGGAGAAGTTCAAACCGCCGATAAAGATCATCTCAACAGGTCGTTGCTACCGGGTTGATAAGGTCGATCCCTCACATCTGCCGGTATTCCATCAGGTTGAAGCACTCATGGTTGATGAAAGTATCACCATGTCCGACCTGAAAGGAGCTCTCGATTCGCTGGTGAAGCAGATCTTCAGTCCTGATACTCGTTCTCGTTTTCGCCCACATTTCTTTCCTTTCACAGAACCGAGTGCAGAGATGGATATCCTTTGCATAAACTGTAAAGGTACTGGATGTAAACTCTGCAAGAATTCCGGCTGGCTCGAAATGGGTGGTGCTGGAATGGTTGATCCTGCTGTTCTCGAAGAGGTTGGATACGATTCGGAAAAATATACCGGATATGCATTTGGACTTGGAATCGAAAGGATCGCGATGCTTCGGTATGGAATATCTGATATACGGAAATTGGTTACGAACGATTTGAGAATATTGCATCAATTTCAGTAA
- the infC gene encoding translation initiation factor IF-3 yields the protein MNRRFKPWKQRESYKNDKKINEQITARRVRLIGPEKEALGIVPTQEALRKAREYNMDLVEIAPDADPPVCKIIDYSKLIFEESKKAREAKKKQHSTQLKEVKFRPRTDEHDYNFKVKHIKEFLDKGNKVKVTIQFRGREMAHKELGWELIQRIQEELEEYGDFEQEPKMEGRFLIGFVSPKKIQK from the coding sequence ATCAATAGACGGTTTAAACCCTGGAAACAGCGGGAAAGCTATAAGAATGACAAAAAAATTAATGAGCAAATCACTGCAAGAAGAGTTCGTTTGATTGGTCCCGAAAAGGAAGCACTGGGTATTGTTCCGACTCAGGAAGCGCTTCGAAAAGCAAGAGAGTATAACATGGATCTCGTCGAGATAGCACCTGATGCTGATCCGCCAGTTTGCAAAATTATCGATTACAGCAAACTGATCTTTGAAGAGTCCAAAAAAGCTCGTGAAGCAAAAAAGAAGCAGCATTCTACCCAGCTCAAAGAGGTCAAATTCAGACCCAGAACAGATGAGCATGACTATAATTTCAAGGTCAAGCACATCAAAGAATTCCTCGATAAGGGCAATAAGGTAAAAGTCACCATCCAGTTCAGAGGACGAGAAATGGCTCATAAAGAATTGGGCTGGGAACTCATCCAGAGAATCCAGGAAGAACTTGAGGAGTATGGTGACTTCGAACAGGAACCAAAGATGGAAGGTCGTTTCCTGATCGGATTCGTATCTCCCAAAAAAATTCAGAAATAG
- the rplT gene encoding 50S ribosomal protein L20, with translation MARAKNKVASRTRRKKILKEAKGYRGGRKLYRAAREAVEKGWQYAYRDRKARKREFRRLWIIRINAAVHEHGLSYSQFMNGLKELNIEINRKMLSEIAINNPADFAKIVDNVKKKLGK, from the coding sequence ATGGCTAGAGCAAAAAATAAAGTAGCTTCCAGAACTAGAAGAAAAAAAATCCTCAAAGAGGCAAAAGGATATCGTGGTGGTAGAAAGCTTTATCGTGCAGCGCGTGAAGCAGTCGAAAAAGGCTGGCAATATGCCTATCGTGACAGAAAAGCCCGTAAACGAGAGTTTAGAAGACTTTGGATCATAAGAATCAATGCAGCAGTACATGAACATGGGTTGAGTTACAGCCAGTTTATGAACGGTTTGAAAGAGTTGAATATCGAGATAAACAGAAAAATGTTATCCGAGATTGCGATCAACAATCCAGCAGATTTTGCAAAGATCGTTGATAATGTAAAAAAGAAATTAGGAAAATAA
- a CDS encoding cell division protein ZapA — translation MNNLKYTNNISVDILGDTYSIAGDVDPDEIRQYASFLDRKLVELSEEYNPRKRYDLAILCGLNIVEEMFRKKKEQEKLESFVQKISKLLDSLDEE, via the coding sequence ATGAATAATTTAAAATATACGAATAATATTTCTGTCGATATTTTGGGTGATACATACTCAATTGCAGGAGATGTTGATCCTGACGAGATCAGGCAATACGCGAGTTTTTTGGATAGAAAACTTGTTGAACTTTCTGAAGAGTACAATCCCAGAAAGAGATATGATCTTGCCATCCTGTGTGGACTTAATATCGTAGAAGAGATGTTCAGAAAGAAAAAGGAACAAGAGAAGTTAGAAAGTTTCGTACAAAAAATTTCAAAACTATTGGATTCTTTGGACGAAGAATAA
- the lpxB gene encoding lipid-A-disaccharide synthase — protein sequence MKNIFILVGERSADVHAAEVIAQLQTKDPSIKLWGIGGPRMQKLGFEPLFPFIKFSIIGFAEVIGHLGFIMKVFKKLKVEFSSRKPDLAILVDYPGMNIRIANILHSMNIPVLYYISPQVWAWKKKRIYKIAEYSDKIAVIFPFEKEMYNEIGADVDYVGHPISEEIDIQHTKEEFTHRYALDPQKEWIGFIPGSRNIEIKRILPEIVETIKLLKKKNKKTQEYLISKADSVSDDIFNEILHPIKNDIKIVDDTHGLMKYSKVVVCKSGTSTLETGFLGTPLVVIYKTSWLSYLIARAFIKINMIALANIVLGKKVVPELIQHNACPKKIAYQVTRYLDNEEYYMETKKDLNNIQKELGSLNASEKVASIVLEMIHEA from the coding sequence ATGAAAAATATATTCATACTTGTTGGTGAACGGTCTGCAGATGTTCATGCTGCTGAAGTTATAGCCCAACTTCAGACAAAGGACCCTTCGATCAAGTTATGGGGTATCGGTGGACCTCGCATGCAAAAGCTTGGTTTTGAACCACTCTTTCCATTTATCAAATTTTCTATCATAGGGTTTGCTGAAGTGATCGGACATCTTGGCTTTATTATGAAGGTTTTCAAAAAGTTGAAAGTTGAATTTTCATCTCGAAAGCCAGACCTTGCCATACTCGTTGATTACCCCGGTATGAATATCCGCATTGCCAACATACTTCATAGTATGAACATTCCTGTTCTCTATTACATTAGCCCGCAAGTCTGGGCTTGGAAAAAAAAACGCATTTATAAGATTGCTGAGTATTCTGACAAAATAGCAGTCATTTTTCCTTTTGAAAAAGAGATGTATAACGAAATAGGTGCAGATGTTGACTATGTTGGACACCCGATTTCAGAAGAAATAGATATACAACATACTAAGGAAGAATTTACTCACCGATATGCTCTTGATCCTCAAAAGGAATGGATCGGTTTCATTCCTGGCAGCCGAAACATTGAAATAAAAAGAATACTTCCGGAAATCGTAGAAACCATTAAGCTTCTTAAAAAGAAAAATAAAAAAACACAGGAATATCTCATCTCAAAAGCTGACTCTGTTTCTGATGATATTTTTAATGAAATACTTCATCCAATTAAAAATGATATAAAAATCGTTGATGACACACACGGCTTGATGAAATATTCTAAAGTAGTGGTGTGTAAATCCGGCACATCAACACTTGAAACAGGATTTCTCGGTACGCCACTGGTCGTAATATATAAAACTTCATGGCTATCATATTTAATTGCGCGAGCTTTCATTAAGATCAACATGATCGCTCTTGCAAATATCGTTCTTGGGAAAAAGGTTGTTCCCGAACTCATTCAACATAATGCCTGCCCGAAGAAAATAGCATACCAAGTCACACGTTACCTCGATAATGAAGAATATTATATGGAAACAAAAAAAGATTTGAATAATATACAAAAAGAACTTGGCTCCTTAAATGCATCTGAGAAAGTAGCATCAATTGTATTGGAAATGATCCATGAAGCGTAA
- a CDS encoding phenylalanine--tRNA ligase subunit beta, which produces MKISYNWLKELVPTQLQIDEFCEKLTMFGLEVEEVTQPAKDLDNIVVGKVLTVEKHPNADKLHLCSVEVGKDDPLSIICGAPNVVEGILVPVAMIGAKLGDFEIKKAKLRGVESYGMICSERELGISDDHSGIMVITQDIEPGTAFADAMGLNDHIIEVEVTPNRPDLLGMIGVAREVSVMLDTEYAHPEITFEESNHQAEEEILVIIEDSKKCPRYCARVIRGITVQPSPMWMQKKLIAAGLRPINNIVDVTNYVLLEYGHPLHAFDYSKISDNTIVVRTAKDKEIMMLLDDTELTLNSNNLLITDPKHPLALAGIMGGLDSSINEDTKDVVIECAYFDPKNIRASALEYGLQTESSYRFERGMDPNGLIEVIDRAEQLIQLTGGGKISQGVVDCYPKKIDPNTLPLRVSRTNSILNASMNAKEVEHYLQAFEFKTKQISDDKFEVTIPTFRPDIEREIDIIEELARCYGYNNVESHFVTYRIDDKQKRTVVRSIKNHLISLGFYEVNNMSFGTPDDLNILRISDDDYRRQVVELTNPIGEQFSIMRPTLIPDLLKNAALNISYKFNDFKLFELNRIYLKQEDAFVEPTYLTGVIVGKYESFFWGDTQKETSFYDAKGILESIFVKIHCAEKISYKISSEPYFKKNSAADLYLKEEKIGSVGVMDQDILESYDVDAPVILFDIDVSKLIPYYHEKELRFKEIVKYPSVLRDIALIAPLNADVASIQEIIISVEPKIIRDVQLFDVYTGKQIKQGFRSLAFNISFQSDTSTLTDKYVDKLFDNIVNKLSREHQIELRQE; this is translated from the coding sequence ATGAAAATAAGCTATAATTGGTTGAAAGAATTAGTACCCACTCAGTTGCAGATAGATGAGTTTTGCGAAAAGCTGACCATGTTCGGTCTTGAAGTTGAAGAAGTTACTCAACCGGCTAAAGACCTTGATAATATTGTTGTGGGTAAGGTTTTAACTGTCGAAAAACATCCTAATGCAGATAAGTTGCACCTCTGCAGTGTTGAAGTTGGAAAAGACGATCCTCTCAGTATCATTTGCGGTGCACCGAATGTCGTCGAAGGTATCCTCGTTCCAGTTGCCATGATCGGTGCAAAGCTTGGAGATTTCGAGATCAAAAAGGCAAAACTGCGCGGTGTTGAATCCTATGGTATGATCTGTTCAGAGCGAGAGCTCGGTATTTCAGATGATCATTCTGGTATTATGGTCATAACCCAAGACATCGAACCGGGTACAGCATTTGCGGATGCGATGGGGCTTAACGATCATATCATTGAAGTGGAAGTTACACCAAACCGTCCAGACCTACTCGGCATGATCGGTGTTGCTCGAGAAGTCTCGGTTATGCTCGATACTGAATATGCACATCCGGAAATTACATTTGAAGAATCAAATCATCAAGCTGAAGAAGAGATCTTAGTAATTATTGAAGATAGCAAGAAATGCCCGAGATATTGTGCTCGAGTTATTCGGGGGATAACTGTTCAACCGTCACCTATGTGGATGCAAAAAAAGCTGATCGCAGCTGGACTGCGTCCGATAAATAATATTGTTGATGTAACAAATTATGTGCTTCTCGAGTATGGTCATCCATTGCATGCATTTGATTATTCTAAAATTTCAGATAATACCATCGTTGTACGCACAGCTAAAGATAAAGAGATAATGATGCTTCTCGATGATACGGAGCTCACACTCAATTCGAATAATCTTCTAATCACCGATCCAAAGCATCCACTTGCACTGGCAGGTATCATGGGAGGACTTGATAGTTCTATTAATGAGGACACCAAGGATGTTGTTATTGAATGTGCATATTTTGATCCGAAAAATATTCGTGCCTCAGCTCTCGAATATGGACTTCAAACTGAATCATCATACCGATTCGAGAGAGGAATGGATCCAAATGGACTTATTGAAGTGATCGATAGGGCAGAACAACTCATTCAGCTAACCGGCGGTGGTAAAATCTCTCAAGGTGTTGTTGATTGCTATCCTAAGAAGATAGATCCTAATACATTACCACTACGCGTTTCAAGAACGAATAGTATTCTTAATGCTTCGATGAATGCAAAAGAAGTGGAACATTATCTTCAGGCATTCGAGTTCAAAACAAAACAAATTTCAGATGATAAATTTGAAGTTACTATCCCTACATTTCGTCCCGATATCGAGCGCGAGATAGACATTATCGAAGAACTTGCCCGTTGCTATGGCTACAATAATGTTGAATCACATTTTGTCACGTACAGAATCGATGATAAACAGAAAAGAACGGTTGTTCGTTCGATAAAAAATCATCTCATCTCATTAGGCTTCTATGAAGTTAATAATATGAGTTTCGGAACTCCCGATGATTTAAATATACTTAGAATATCGGATGATGATTACAGGCGTCAGGTTGTAGAACTTACCAATCCGATCGGAGAGCAGTTTTCCATAATGAGACCTACGCTTATTCCGGATCTGCTAAAAAATGCAGCATTAAATATCTCTTATAAATTCAATGACTTTAAACTTTTTGAATTGAATAGAATTTATCTCAAGCAAGAAGATGCATTTGTAGAACCTACTTACCTCACCGGTGTCATCGTTGGTAAATATGAGTCATTTTTTTGGGGAGACACTCAAAAAGAGACGTCCTTTTATGATGCTAAAGGTATACTTGAATCTATATTTGTTAAAATCCATTGTGCAGAAAAGATTTCTTATAAAATATCAAGCGAACCTTATTTTAAAAAGAATTCTGCTGCAGATCTATACTTGAAAGAGGAGAAGATCGGATCGGTTGGTGTGATGGATCAGGATATTCTTGAATCATATGACGTCGATGCACCTGTAATACTTTTTGATATTGATGTATCAAAACTTATTCCTTATTATCATGAAAAGGAACTTCGTTTTAAGGAGATCGTGAAGTATCCTTCTGTGCTGAGAGATATAGCATTAATAGCACCTTTGAATGCCGATGTGGCTTCGATCCAGGAGATAATTATTTCAGTTGAACCAAAGATCATCAGAGATGTTCAATTGTTTGATGTCTATACTGGAAAACAGATCAAACAAGGTTTTCGCAGTCTAGCTTTTAATATCAGTTTTCAGTCTGACACATCGACACTCACAGACAAATATGTGGATAAATTATTTGACAATATTGTAAACAAATTATCACGTGAACATCAAATAGAATTGAGGCAGGAGTGA
- a CDS encoding lysophospholipid acyltransferase family protein codes for MKRKTLLHFVDIFGPSLIKLLIGTLRIKKYNQSYMDAMREAHGTVIYAFWHNRMLIPAYTHINQNVHVLISQHRDGEFIARVITGLGFGTIRGSSRRGGMKALKEAIGISKKYDLAITPDGPTGPKEIVKDGALFLALKTGKPIVPGIFLMKSKWMLHSWDNFMIPKPFSPVKMIYGKPIFVRLKEEIPQKKIELQKALENL; via the coding sequence ATGAAGCGTAAAACACTTCTCCATTTCGTTGATATTTTCGGTCCGTCTCTTATAAAACTGCTGATTGGTACGCTTCGTATTAAGAAATACAATCAGTCATACATGGATGCTATGAGGGAAGCTCATGGCACTGTCATTTATGCCTTCTGGCACAACAGGATGCTCATACCAGCATACACTCATATCAACCAGAATGTTCATGTGTTGATATCCCAGCACCGTGACGGAGAATTTATTGCACGCGTTATTACAGGACTCGGATTCGGTACGATCCGGGGTTCGTCCAGACGTGGTGGCATGAAAGCACTGAAAGAAGCAATCGGTATTTCAAAAAAGTATGATCTTGCGATAACTCCTGATGGTCCGACAGGTCCAAAAGAAATCGTAAAGGATGGAGCTCTCTTCCTTGCATTGAAAACAGGGAAACCAATCGTACCGGGTATTTTCTTGATGAAGTCTAAGTGGATGTTACACAGCTGGGATAATTTCATGATCCCCAAACCCTTCTCCCCTGTAAAAATGATCTATGGAAAACCGATATTTGTCAGGTTAAAAGAGGAAATTCCTCAAAAAAAGATAGAGTTACAAAAAGCGTTAGAAAACCTTTAG
- the rpmI gene encoding 50S ribosomal protein L35 has protein sequence MPKLKTRRAAAKRFKKTASGKIKRNKAYRGHFMEKKTSDQKSNLRKGGYVAKADEKRVKDMLES, from the coding sequence ATGCCAAAACTTAAAACAAGAAGAGCAGCAGCTAAAAGGTTTAAAAAGACAGCGAGTGGTAAGATAAAAAGAAACAAAGCGTATCGCGGTCATTTTATGGAAAAAAAGACATCAGATCAAAAATCAAACCTGCGAAAGGGCGGGTATGTTGCAAAAGCCGATGAGAAACGTGTAAAAGACATGTTAGAATCATAA
- a CDS encoding peptidyl-prolyl cis-trans isomerase, whose product MLDKMRGISRPVIWIVAIVFIGGMATMGISSVFQEKPFVGKIAGEKIKYDEYYKLLQNTYTNYMQDPANQGKEMDEATYRRLNDQTWEQLVQRVILTKAIKDFDIKISPKEVAAKMVNEPPEMITTYEAFLTDGQFDKSKYLQALQNPQIDWSWLSDYYEQILEFDKLKNLVNSEVIITEQMVLEDYVKKETKVKADVIVFSIDQIDSVYVSDEEVQTYYEDHLDEYEEKPQRKYRYVKIPLTPSPEDVKNSEDKINKVYEYAIAGEDFAELAREYSEGPSGPEGGDLGYFPKGKMVKEFEDAAFAMKVGEISKPVKTQFGWHVILVTDRRTNEMGQEEMRASHILVKEEPGADARRNIETIAQSIYENALIDSFDVVADEHGLEVEETNPFAIDSRYVPGLGRTQMLIDFAFDNEVGDIAPPYRNDTGDYYVAQISYAIGEHYKPFEDVERQIHDKIAKEMKMKMKKEEVDAIAPVVTSDNFDAVVKDNELKLVNTDFVAENMYIQDVGKEPMLVKELIELQTPGSITGIIRGAKGYYIAKLVEIQAADMAQFEEKKDEQRIQVENQLFNQNYNQWYNKVKEQANVKDWRSKFFRL is encoded by the coding sequence ATGTTAGACAAGATGCGTGGTATTTCTCGACCTGTTATCTGGATCGTTGCGATCGTTTTTATCGGCGGTATGGCTACGATGGGGATCAGCAGCGTATTCCAGGAAAAGCCCTTTGTTGGCAAGATCGCAGGTGAAAAAATAAAATATGATGAATACTATAAATTATTACAAAACACCTATACAAATTACATGCAGGATCCCGCTAACCAGGGAAAAGAGATGGATGAAGCAACCTATCGCAGGTTGAATGATCAGACCTGGGAACAGCTTGTGCAAAGGGTCATTCTTACCAAGGCGATAAAGGATTTCGACATCAAGATCTCTCCAAAAGAAGTCGCAGCTAAGATGGTTAATGAACCCCCGGAAATGATAACGACCTATGAAGCATTCCTAACTGACGGACAGTTTGACAAGAGTAAATATCTGCAGGCTTTGCAAAATCCGCAGATTGACTGGTCATGGCTTTCTGATTACTATGAGCAGATCCTCGAATTTGATAAGCTGAAAAATTTAGTAAATTCAGAAGTTATCATCACCGAGCAGATGGTTCTGGAAGATTATGTTAAAAAGGAAACAAAGGTCAAGGCAGATGTCATCGTATTCTCCATCGATCAAATCGATTCGGTCTATGTTTCTGATGAAGAAGTCCAGACTTATTACGAAGATCATCTTGATGAGTATGAAGAGAAACCTCAACGCAAATATCGCTATGTGAAAATTCCATTAACTCCAAGTCCGGAAGATGTTAAAAATTCCGAAGATAAGATAAATAAGGTTTATGAATATGCGATCGCAGGTGAGGATTTTGCAGAGCTTGCTCGTGAATATTCAGAAGGTCCTTCCGGTCCTGAAGGTGGAGATCTCGGCTATTTTCCGAAAGGAAAAATGGTCAAAGAGTTCGAAGACGCTGCTTTTGCTATGAAAGTTGGTGAAATCAGCAAACCTGTTAAGACCCAGTTCGGATGGCATGTCATATTGGTGACAGATCGCAGAACGAATGAGATGGGACAGGAAGAGATGCGAGCTAGTCACATTCTCGTCAAAGAAGAACCGGGTGCCGATGCGCGAAGAAATATCGAAACTATAGCCCAAAGTATCTATGAAAATGCATTGATCGACAGCTTTGATGTTGTGGCTGATGAACATGGACTTGAAGTTGAAGAAACAAATCCCTTTGCGATCGATTCACGTTATGTACCGGGTCTTGGAAGAACACAAATGCTCATAGATTTTGCATTTGATAATGAAGTTGGTGATATTGCACCTCCTTACCGTAATGATACCGGTGATTATTACGTCGCTCAAATCTCCTATGCCATTGGTGAACACTATAAACCTTTCGAGGATGTTGAAAGACAGATTCATGATAAGATTGCAAAAGAAATGAAAATGAAAATGAAGAAAGAAGAAGTTGATGCAATCGCACCGGTTGTTACATCGGATAATTTCGATGCCGTAGTGAAAGATAACGAGTTAAAACTCGTCAATACCGATTTCGTTGCTGAAAATATGTACATTCAAGATGTCGGCAAAGAACCCATGCTTGTAAAAGAATTGATAGAGCTTCAAACACCTGGTTCAATAACAGGTATTATAAGAGGAGCCAAAGGATATTATATCGCCAAGCTGGTCGAAATTCAAGCAGCTGATATGGCTCAATTTGAAGAAAAGAAAGATGAGCAGCGAATTCAGGTAGAGAATCAACTCTTCAATCAAAACTACAATCAGTGGTATAATAAAGTGAAAGAGCAAGCGAACGTAAAAGACTGGAGAAGTAAATTCTTTAGATTATAA